The Cervus elaphus chromosome 9, mCerEla1.1, whole genome shotgun sequence genomic interval GGTTGAATTTATATGTTACTCCACCCACAGTGTGTAATTTACCTACTGAGTTGTTATCTGGTTATGAAAAGGTTTATACCAGTTACAGAGGAATAAAATCAAAGGGCTTAGATTGGGGTAGTAAAcaagaacattcagaaaacaatacACTCTAATACATCACCATAAAGGCAGGGGCCATTAGCTCTATACCATTTCAAATGCACTTGGAACTCCTGTTTACCTTTTTCATTAATTCACTTCTGGTAGTAAACTGCGGCAGGTCTTCCACTTCAATCCCATCAGCCATTTCCATCACCTTGTCTAAAAGGTCTTTGTTGTAACTGCACAATAAAAAGTAGTAAGATAAAAACCCTGGAAGAATTATTGTTACTGTGGGCTAAAAAGAAATTGCAGGTAGCTGGACTATAAACTCAACTCTCAGAGGAACAATTTGATGCCACTGGGGAAACTGATAGATGTTCAACATCAAGTTAGAAAATAGTTCTTCCGCACATGGCTACAGAAGCAGCACTAGGAATGCCAACAGAGCAGGTGCTGTAAGATTTACAAAACAAGACTTACAAAAATAGAGGCACTGTACATCTGGCAGTACGTATTCATGGATGTGGTATGagggccaattttttttttttggaacatgTGGAATACTGATCTAATGAAAATAACATTACTTGTTCATTTGTCCAATATTCTTACTTTTGCCTGATCTTGCATCTTGTTAACTAAAATGTACTAGGGGCACCTGGAAGTCAGAGAAATGGGAGGGATGCAGCACGCACTGCTTCCCCAAATCCTGTTCCAGTAACTCCCCAAATCTGAAAGCAAAACCAAGTGGCTTAGGACTGGAGGGCCATGTGACCAACAGCCATAAGAAGCACAGAGACCAGAACTAAGTCAACTAAGTCATTTCATTATCCTAACAGAATTTCAGGAAATGCTAAATAAAAGGATGGAGCCTAAAGATTTGCCACCCGCTTCATGGAGTGGTAGAGTGCCATATCAAGCATTTCAAACACAGTTCCTTGAaggcatttattattttcataaaaggAAAGGCAGAGAGGGAAAGACTGCTCCTTGCTACTGGGTCCAGCAGACTAGGATGTGAGAGAAAAAGCCAAGGGCCACAAACTACATCCTGCCATATATGGTAAAATCCACCAATCTTGCCAGAAGCTGCATGGTCCTAGGTaagtctctttccctctcttcagCTGCTTATGTAAACTGGGGATCTCAGTTTCTGTCCCTGCACGTTTGCCACGTGGAAGAAAGGAGCTAATGAACTTAAAATTATGCACTCAGAAAGAGGATGGTTTAAAGTAATTACAGTaataatacaaaatacaaaataatacaaactCGATCGCCTAGCATGTATAGGGCTCTTCTTGCTAGATGACAGCCTGTGCTAAGTGCTTTTCATCCTTTAATACTGTGGTCATCACaattcattttccagatgagaaagtCGAAGCTCTGAGAGGTTAAGTATCTTTTCAAGAACTGGCTAAAGTGGGACTCTGCCTTAGGCCTGGCTAGTACGGTTGGAGACTGGGGACGGGGTCAGCCTTGGGCAGGGGTTAGCCCTGGGGTTAGGGCTGCGGGTTGGGACAGGGTCAGTTAGCCGGCAGGGGTCCGCACCTGCAACCCAGGAAGAGGTGGTTGGCCCAGACCATGGAGAGGGACAGCAGCTGGTCCAGGCGGCCGCCGCCGTCGGGTGGATCGCGATAGTCGGGCAGGTGGCGCAGGATGAATTCCATGCGGGCCTTCCATTGCTTCTCGCTCTCCGAGTAGGAGCGGAACTGCTCAGCGAAGTCAGTCGCTCGCCGCACACCCGAGATCAGCTCTTCCACGGCAGCGGCCGCCTCGCCACCCACCATGGCGCCCTCCACCGCTAAGGGCTGGACCCGCCCACCGCCTTCCCGACGTGCACTGCGCCACCTCTCTGCGGCTAGAGGAGCACGGGCGGCGCGCGACTGCGCAGGAGGATTGGTCTGGAGCGCCCTCGGCGGGCGTGGCGGCCTCACCCAGCCCGAACCGGCTCCTCAGACCTGCAGCCGGCGCCTCTGGAGTGGCTCTACCTCAGGGCCTCAGGGGCAGTTCTCAATGGACCTGGTGGGAAACCAGTAGGGAAACGGAGGCCTTCCCAAACACAGAGCAAGGACGGCCCTCTCCCATTCAGCAGCTGGATGTCAGTCAGGGCTTTTACTGCGTCCTTGACCTGGGAATTCCCCGAGCATCTGGCCCGCGGGACCGTTGCCCACAGTTCCGAGGACTTACAGGTGTAGCTGCTCAGGGTCTACTTTTATCCATTCCCAGAGGCCTTGACACTCCACCCACCTTGTGGCCTGCTTTCCTGGAACCAGCCAGCGATCCAGCTGAGTGCTTGCCAGACCCTTTGCTAGCTGCTGGGATGGTATGAGGGCAAACTGAATGCACTCCTCTAGTGAACTTTAGTCTGCTGGGCGAGATAGACATTATTAGTGAATACTTAATAATTGCTTAAGGGAAAGTTTTCAGCGTTGACAAAGTTTAATAAAAGAGAGACTCagtgccaggagcatgaataAGCAAGAGACCTGATGCAGACTTGGGGGTCAGGGAAATGATACTGGAGAGCTGAGGAATTTACAGGAGTTAACTACACGGCAAAGAAGTAGGGCACCGCAGGAGACCCTCAACTGGTGAGAGAGCTGCTAGATCTGTATGACAAATCCTAGAGTAGGGGAACAGTGGAGGAGATAAGGATACAAAGATCACCAAGGACAGTAGATCGTGGAAGGAGTTGTGGTCTAGGCCCTAAAAGGAATGGGGAGCCACTGAAGGATTTTAACCAGGTAtctccaaaagatgttggcaggAGCCATAATGGATGTGTCTGGAGGAAATGAGCAGGTGAGTTAGCCTGACTCTGCTGTCAGTTCTAGGGTCAGGTAGACCCACTGACAAACGAGCTCATAAATGCTGAATTTCACATCTCATTCAGGTATAGGAACTGGGAAGCCATTTGCACTTCCATCAACCTGGGGAAGTTATTGAGCTAATAGGCTTCCCCATCTTCCCCTATCAAATGTGGGTTAGAGTACAGAACTGAGACTAGAATCCAGGATCCAAGGCTTCAGTGTGGGTCCAGTATTGTGAGGCTTAGGAGCAGAGCAACCAATGAGTTGTCTCCTGCTTCTGCAGCTTGTGATGAGACTTCAGGGCCTCTAGCAGGCAGAAAACAGGTATAGAATGGAAATATCAGGCAGTCTCACAAGTAGACTGTGCCTGCAAAAACCAGCACCAGGCTCAGTGATGTCCACTGTGGTTAACAGTAGGGAGGCATGCTACTCTTACCCTGGTTATTGGGAAGAATGTGAACAGACCCGTGAAATCAGACAGACTCAGCTTCTTCACATCAGTCAGCAATAGGTGCCCAGAGCTGGGGTTCCCGAAATTAAGTGTACATTACATCGCTGAGGAGCTTGTTAAAATAACAGATTCCTTAAGagttgcctggtggtccagtggttaggatttggtgctttcactgccatggcccaggttcagtccctggtcaagaaactgaAATTATGAAAGCTGTGAGACGTAGCCAAAAATAGCAGAGTCCCAGGCCCATAACTGGATTTTGCGTCATGGCTCCAGGAAATTGATTCCATCTGCAGCTGACCAAACTTTGAAAAACATTGATGAGGGTTCTTGGGGCCAAATTCTTGGTCACCTGATTGTATGATGGAGAGGTTGACCCAGAAATAGGAACCTGGACTTTGTGACCAACAACTGCAGCTACATAGCTAACTCGTGTACAGGCTAAGAGGTCATCTGGCAACTAGCTCATTTAGAATCATCTTTAATAATGATGagacatatgcatatgtgtaccTACATATAGACATGTTCATACATGCATGCAGGTTGTAAGAACTCAAATGTACAGAAATAGGTATTCTTTTTTATACTATGATCTTGTTAACATTATACTTTCAAAATGTAAAGTAGCCTAAAAATGTTAGTTAATATTAACATTTTCAGGGCCCTGTGGCAAGTCCAGTCCCTGCCCAGGTTATTGTTTCTAACTCATTTCTGTGATTCAGATTTTCTTAAAGTGAAGTACTTATATAGACAAGTACAGTTTTCCAAccttatcttctttttaaaacatcattgtgtgtgtgtgaaagttgttcagttgtgtccaactctttgcgactccatggacgatagcctgccagtctcctctgttcatggaattctccaggcaagaatactggagtgggtacaattgagtattttaaatggatgaatttagTGGTTTCAATATATTCACAGATTTGTGCAACCATCAacacaaattaaatataaaacattttcatcacccctaaAAGAGACTCCATACACATTAGCAATTGCTGTGCACTCCCTCAAGCCCCTGGCAACAACTAATCTACTTTTTACCTCTATAGGTTTCCTATTCTGGGCATTTAACattagtggaatcatacaatgtgtgGTCTCTTGTGACTAGCTCTTCACTTatgtaatgttttcaagattcatccatgttgtagcatgtgttagtatttcattccatttttatggctgagtagcttTCCATCATATGGATACACTTCATTTTGTTTACCCTTTCATCAGTTGctagacatttggattgtttctacacCTTGACTAGTAtaaatagtgctactgtgaacattcatgtaccgCACTTACAAGCTAAAAGTTTCCCTTGTCGTAGTTTCAGTGGATGCTGGCAAAATATTTAAGACCCCTAAGACAGAGACAAAGAATTCTGTGAATCACAGTACAGCAAACAGCATAAGCTTCATGTTTGCATTGGCTCCTCTTGTCCCTTAAGTCCCACGGGGGTTATGACAAAAGGTCAGCAGTGGATAAGGTACAAAGAGGTACAGGCAATGACTTTGTATGACTGCTGAGGAACCCCAAGTTTAGGGAACATCAATCttttgtaagggcttcccaggtggcgctagcggtaaataatctgccagccatgcaggagataaaagagaccaaggttctatccctgggttgggaagatcccttggaggaagacgTGGCAACCtgttgagtattcttgcctggagaatcccatggatagaggagcctggtgggctacagtccgtggggttgcaaagagtcagacatgactgaatgcacacacacaatctttcATAAAAGGCTGCAAGCAAACCTGCTCAACATTTGCCCTAGAGAAGTACATTATCTTTTTTATCTGGACAGTAAACAAACTGACCCTTTATTTTGAAGATAGACACTATCCCTAGACTGCTTCATGGACAAATATCCTTGAAAAGACAATCTGGAGCTAAAGAGCAATTAGTGTCTAACTCTAATGGGAATgactagaatgggaaagactagagatctcttcaagaaaattagagataccaaggaaacatttcatgcaaagatgggttcaataaaggacagaaatggtatggacctaacagaagcagaagatattaagaagaggtggcaagaatacacagaagaactgtacaaaaaagatcttcacgacccagataatcacaatggtgtgatcgctcacctagagccacacatcctggaatgtgaagtcaggtgggccttagaaagcatcactatgaacaaagctagtggagttgatggaatttcagttgagctatttcacatcctgaaagatgatgctgtgaaagtgctgcactcaatctgtcaacaaatgtggaaaactcagcagtggccacaggatttgaaaaggtccgttttcactccaatccctaagaaaggcaatcccaaagaatgctcaaactaccgcacaattgcactcatctcacacgctagtaaagtaatgctcaaaattctccaagccaggcatcagcaatacgtgaaccgtgaacttccagatgttcaagctggttttagaaaaggcagaggaaccagagatcaaattgccaatatccgctggatcatcgaaaaagcaagagagttccagaaaaacatctatttctgctttattgactacgccaaagccttcgactgtgtggatcacaataaactgtggaaaattctgaaagagatgggcataccagaccacctgac includes:
- the CDKN2AIPNL gene encoding CDKN2AIP N-terminal-like protein; this translates as MVGGEAAAAVEELISGVRRATDFAEQFRSYSESEKQWKARMEFILRHLPDYRDPPDGGGRLDQLLSLSMVWANHLFLGCSYNKDLLDKVMEMADGIEVEDLPQFTTRSELMKKHQS